One genomic window of uncultured Desulfovibrio sp. includes the following:
- a CDS encoding ABC transporter permease, with protein sequence MSLLTIPARLGQRCLRGVNAMGAMTLFMLDGLRHIFTSRRIFRRTLQQLYAIGYQSLFVIALIGIFCGMVLGLQGYYTLIQFGSVGMLGSAVSLSLIRELGPVLTAIMLAGRAGSSMAAEIGVMRITDQIDALDVMDINSMAYLVSPRLLAALISYPLLTAIFDTIGILGGYLTGVTMLGINEGAYFYRIAHAVTLADVNGGFIKSVVFGLLVTTVCCHQGYTAHLRRDSVGPEAVGNATTSAVVISCVLILMADYVLTSFLL encoded by the coding sequence ATGTCCCTTCTGACCATTCCCGCCCGACTGGGCCAACGCTGTCTGCGCGGCGTCAATGCCATGGGCGCCATGACCCTTTTCATGCTGGATGGCCTGCGCCACATCTTCACCAGCCGGCGCATCTTCCGGCGGACCCTGCAACAGCTCTATGCCATCGGCTACCAGTCCCTCTTTGTCATTGCCCTCATCGGCATTTTCTGCGGCATGGTGCTGGGCCTGCAGGGCTACTACACCCTCATCCAGTTCGGTTCCGTGGGCATGCTCGGTTCCGCCGTCTCCCTGTCGCTCATCCGCGAGCTGGGGCCGGTGCTCACGGCCATTATGCTGGCAGGGCGTGCCGGTTCCTCCATGGCGGCGGAAATCGGCGTCATGCGCATTACGGACCAGATTGATGCCCTGGATGTCATGGACATCAATTCCATGGCCTATCTGGTCAGTCCGCGCCTGCTGGCGGCCCTCATTTCCTACCCGCTGCTCACGGCCATCTTTGACACCATCGGCATCCTGGGCGGCTACCTCACGGGCGTCACCATGCTGGGCATCAACGAGGGTGCCTACTTCTACCGCATCGCCCATGCCGTCACCCTGGCCGATGTGAACGGCGGCTTCATCAAGTCCGTGGTCTTCGGCCTGCTGGTCACCACGGTATGCTGCCATCAGGGCTATACCGCCCATCTGCGCCGTGACAGCGTGGGCCCCGAAGCCGTGGGTAATGCCACCACCTCGGCCGTGGTCATTTCCTGCGTGCTCATCCTCATGGCCGACTATGTGCTTACCTCCTTCCTGCTCTAG
- the argS gene encoding arginine--tRNA ligase: MRATDVLRSALKTLLEEKGLGWPAKAVIQPPRDAKHGDLAANVAMLLAKEAGRNPRDLAQDLASALPQRCPDILSAEVAGPGFINVTFSPDFWRQTVLDVERQGVDFGRSNVGAGRKTLVEYVSANPTGPLHVGHGRGAAVGDSLARLLRRAGYDVHTEYYINDAGLQMRLLGLSVWLRVQELMQRPVQWPESYYRGDYIIDIAREMLAEDPSLPDLPEEEGKERCYQRAMNDILDGIKKDLADFRVEHQNWFSEKTLVTGGKVDAAFAALDKAGHTYHKDNAYWFATEKLGDDKDRVLRKSDGTLTYFASDIAYHHDKYQRGYQWLIDIWGADHHGYVPRMRAAIAAMGQPRDSFDVVLIQLVNLLQNGQPVSMSTRAGTFETLADVIKEVGTDAARFMFLSRKSDSPLDFDLELAKQRSLDNPVYYVQYAHARICAVLRRAGERGITLPPQSDLALLAALDTPEDMALLRKAAGMEDMIATAAQTLAVHHVSHFLMDLAGMLHSYYARHQVLVAEDEARTRARLALLRAIGQVLRNGLDILGVSAPETM, encoded by the coding sequence ATGCGTGCTACCGATGTGCTGCGTTCAGCGCTGAAAACCCTTCTGGAAGAAAAGGGCCTTGGCTGGCCCGCCAAAGCCGTCATCCAGCCGCCCCGCGATGCCAAGCACGGCGATCTGGCGGCCAATGTGGCCATGCTGCTGGCAAAGGAAGCCGGCAGAAATCCGCGTGATCTGGCCCAGGACCTGGCGTCCGCCCTGCCGCAGCGCTGCCCGGACATCCTGTCCGCCGAAGTGGCCGGACCGGGCTTCATCAATGTGACCTTCAGCCCGGATTTCTGGCGCCAGACCGTGCTGGATGTGGAACGGCAGGGCGTGGACTTCGGCCGCAGCAACGTGGGCGCGGGCCGCAAGACCCTGGTGGAATACGTTTCCGCCAATCCCACCGGCCCCCTGCATGTGGGGCACGGGCGCGGCGCGGCCGTGGGCGACAGCCTGGCGCGCCTGCTGCGCCGGGCGGGCTATGACGTGCATACGGAATACTACATCAATGACGCCGGCCTGCAGATGCGCCTGCTGGGCCTGTCGGTCTGGCTGCGCGTGCAGGAACTGATGCAGCGTCCCGTGCAGTGGCCCGAATCCTACTACCGCGGTGACTATATCATCGACATTGCCAGGGAAATGCTGGCCGAAGACCCCTCGCTGCCCGATCTGCCCGAAGAGGAAGGCAAGGAACGCTGCTACCAGCGCGCCATGAACGACATCCTCGACGGCATCAAGAAGGACCTGGCCGATTTCCGCGTGGAACACCAGAACTGGTTTTCCGAAAAGACGCTGGTGACAGGTGGCAAGGTGGACGCGGCCTTTGCCGCCCTGGACAAGGCCGGGCACACCTATCACAAGGACAATGCCTACTGGTTTGCCACGGAAAAACTGGGGGACGACAAGGACCGCGTACTGCGCAAGTCCGACGGTACCCTGACCTATTTTGCCTCGGACATTGCCTATCACCACGACAAGTACCAGCGCGGCTACCAGTGGCTCATCGACATCTGGGGCGCGGACCATCACGGCTACGTGCCGCGCATGCGCGCCGCCATTGCGGCCATGGGGCAGCCCCGCGACAGCTTTGACGTGGTGCTCATCCAGCTGGTCAACCTGCTGCAGAACGGTCAGCCCGTCAGCATGTCCACCCGGGCCGGCACCTTCGAGACCCTGGCCGATGTCATCAAGGAAGTGGGCACCGATGCGGCCCGCTTCATGTTCCTGTCCCGCAAGAGCGACAGCCCCCTGGACTTTGACCTGGAACTGGCCAAGCAGCGCAGCCTGGACAATCCCGTCTACTATGTGCAGTACGCCCATGCCCGTATCTGTGCCGTGCTGCGCCGGGCCGGGGAGCGCGGCATCACCCTGCCCCCGCAGAGCGACCTTGCCCTGCTGGCGGCCCTGGACACGCCGGAGGACATGGCCCTGCTGCGCAAGGCTGCCGGCATGGAAGACATGATCGCCACCGCCGCCCAGACCCTGGCCGTGCACCACGTCAGCCATTTTCTCATGGACCTGGCCGGCATGCTGCACAGCTACTACGCCAGGCATCAGGTTCTGGTGGCTGAGGACGAGGCCCGCACCCGCGCCAGGCTGGCCCTGCTGCGGGCCATCGGGCAGGTTCTGCGCAACGGCCTGGATATTCTCGGCGTCAGCGCGCCGGAAACCATGTAA
- a CDS encoding ATP-binding cassette domain-containing protein, which produces MEHPTPLSPPAEEVWPITFSHLSAGYGSHVVLHDIDATLPGGRISVILGGSGCGKSTLLRQIIGLSRPLSGSVCVGGRDLYSLPRQEARRIRRRMGVLFQDGALLGALTLAQNVSLPLTEHVRLPGSVIREAALRVLRLVELEDFADFYPNQLSGGMRKRAGLARAIIAEPRILLCDEPTSGLDPITAARMDNLLLSMHHHYPHMSIVVVSHDLDSLRTIADHVLVLRDGTAIFSGSLAQLETQDDPYLHQFLTRHAEGRDKAPEHSPVDPRVSAAITAWLDA; this is translated from the coding sequence ATGGAGCATCCCACCCCGCTTTCTCCGCCGGCTGAAGAAGTCTGGCCCATTACCTTTTCCCACCTCAGCGCGGGCTATGGCAGCCATGTGGTCCTGCACGACATTGACGCCACCCTGCCCGGCGGGCGCATTTCCGTCATCCTCGGCGGGTCCGGCTGTGGCAAGTCCACCCTGCTGCGGCAGATCATCGGCCTGTCCCGTCCCCTGTCCGGCAGTGTCTGCGTGGGCGGTCGGGACCTGTACTCCCTGCCCCGGCAGGAAGCCCGCCGCATCCGCCGCCGCATGGGAGTGCTCTTTCAGGATGGCGCCCTGCTGGGCGCGCTGACCCTGGCGCAAAATGTCTCCCTGCCCCTTACCGAGCATGTGCGCCTGCCCGGCAGCGTCATCCGCGAAGCGGCCCTGCGTGTGCTGCGCCTGGTGGAGCTGGAAGACTTTGCCGACTTTTACCCCAACCAGCTGTCGGGGGGCATGCGCAAGCGGGCCGGCCTGGCCCGCGCCATCATTGCCGAACCGCGCATCCTGCTCTGCGACGAACCCACCTCCGGCCTGGACCCCATCACCGCCGCCCGCATGGACAATCTGCTGCTGTCCATGCACCATCACTATCCGCATATGAGCATCGTGGTGGTCAGCCACGATCTGGACAGCCTGCGTACCATTGCCGACCATGTGCTGGTGCTGCGGGACGGCACGGCCATCTTTTCCGGCAGTCTGGCCCAGCTGGAAACCCAGGACGACCCCTATCTGCACCAGTTTCTTACCCGCCATGCCGAAGGCCGGGACAAGGCGCCGGAGCACAGCCCCGTGGATCCCCGCGTCAGCGCCGCCATCACGGCCTGGCTTGATGCCTGA
- a CDS encoding efflux RND transporter periplasmic adaptor subunit: protein MRNNWKFFLIPLLLLGGAVLLWRQWGQDNGPLVLYGNVEIRQVDVAFRVGGRIAALLVDEGDAVDAGRELARLDDDMLRREEDRARAEYERQLASLQRLENGYRSEEVASARAEVQAAAALAENARLQLRRVEELRAGNAISQKELDNARGTYRNAAARQQAAEEQLALVSTGYREEDIASQRAVVNAARADWELATIRCQDTRLLAPQKGIVLTRAREAGAIVQAGQTVFTLSLVDPVWLRVYVDEAHLGRLRPGMAVRVECDAAPGRSFPGTVGFISPAAEFTPKNVETEEVRTSLVYRLRVRMADPENIMRQGMPVRVFLRDDAPAEAPAP, encoded by the coding sequence ATGCGCAACAACTGGAAATTCTTCCTCATTCCGCTTCTGCTGCTGGGGGGCGCCGTGCTGCTCTGGCGACAGTGGGGACAGGACAACGGCCCCCTTGTCCTCTATGGCAATGTGGAGATACGTCAGGTGGACGTGGCCTTTCGCGTGGGCGGCCGCATTGCCGCCCTGCTGGTGGACGAGGGTGATGCCGTGGATGCCGGCAGGGAACTGGCCCGCCTGGATGACGACATGCTGCGCCGGGAGGAAGATCGCGCCCGGGCCGAGTATGAACGGCAGCTGGCCAGCCTGCAACGCCTGGAAAACGGATATCGCAGTGAAGAAGTGGCCTCCGCCAGGGCAGAAGTGCAGGCAGCGGCAGCGCTGGCCGAAAATGCCCGTCTTCAGCTGCGCCGTGTGGAGGAGCTGCGCGCAGGCAATGCCATCTCGCAGAAGGAGCTGGACAACGCCCGTGGTACCTATCGCAATGCCGCCGCCAGGCAGCAGGCCGCCGAGGAACAGCTGGCACTTGTGAGCACGGGCTACCGGGAAGAGGACATTGCCTCGCAGCGGGCCGTGGTAAACGCCGCCCGCGCGGACTGGGAACTGGCCACCATCCGTTGCCAGGATACGCGCCTGCTGGCCCCGCAGAAGGGCATTGTCCTGACGCGGGCACGGGAGGCCGGCGCCATCGTGCAGGCCGGGCAGACCGTCTTTACCCTGAGCCTCGTGGACCCGGTCTGGCTGCGCGTCTACGTGGACGAGGCCCACCTGGGTCGCCTGCGCCCCGGCATGGCCGTGCGGGTGGAATGCGATGCCGCGCCGGGCCGCAGCTTTCCCGGTACGGTGGGCTTCATATCGCCTGCCGCAGAATTCACGCCCAAGAATGTGGAAACCGAAGAGGTGCGCACCTCTCTGGTCTACCGGCTGCGCGTGCGCATGGCTGACCCGGAAAACATCATGCGGCAGGGCATGCCCGTGCGTGTCTTTCTCCGGGATGATGCCCCGGCGGAGGCACCCGCCCCATGA
- a CDS encoding nitroreductase family protein — protein MSTFSVDTARCIGCGRCVQDCIGHCLGMPEGHAVMLHEERCIGCQHCLAVCPTGAVSMLGHGAEQCLPLAGALPRPESMVALVRGRRSVRRYAQDNVDRQTLTALFNACNYAPTGVNARQLWVGTIDDIEVMNAFRAEVYQRLDELLARGAIPDDPHTRQFRAAPRLWKERGQDMLFRTAPHCVVVSNAADAPCGPQDPLIYLSYFELLAQSYGLGTTWCGLLYWCFRLFVPDMLARFGMPEGHELGYCMLFGLPDVHYPRSIALPDAVVHRVRSW, from the coding sequence ATGAGCACCTTTTCTGTTGATACGGCACGCTGCATCGGCTGCGGCCGTTGCGTGCAGGACTGCATCGGCCACTGCCTCGGCATGCCGGAAGGTCATGCCGTCATGCTGCATGAGGAACGCTGCATCGGCTGTCAGCATTGTCTGGCAGTGTGTCCCACCGGGGCCGTGTCCATGCTGGGGCATGGGGCGGAGCAGTGCCTGCCCCTGGCGGGCGCCCTGCCGCGCCCGGAAAGCATGGTGGCCCTTGTGCGCGGCCGCCGCAGCGTGCGCCGCTATGCGCAGGACAATGTGGACCGCCAGACGCTGACAGCCCTGTTCAATGCCTGCAACTACGCCCCCACCGGGGTCAATGCCCGTCAGCTCTGGGTGGGCACCATTGACGACATCGAGGTCATGAACGCCTTTCGCGCGGAGGTGTACCAGCGGCTGGACGAGCTGCTGGCCAGGGGGGCCATTCCCGACGATCCGCATACCCGGCAGTTCCGGGCCGCGCCCAGGCTCTGGAAGGAACGGGGGCAGGACATGCTGTTCCGCACGGCGCCGCACTGCGTGGTGGTGAGCAATGCCGCCGATGCCCCCTGCGGCCCGCAGGACCCGCTCATCTATCTGTCCTATTTCGAGCTGCTGGCCCAGAGTTACGGCCTGGGGACCACCTGGTGCGGCCTGCTGTACTGGTGTTTCCGCCTTTTTGTGCCGGACATGCTGGCCCGGTTCGGCATGCCGGAAGGGCACGAGCTGGGCTACTGCATGCTGTTCGGTCTGCCTGACGTGCACTACCCCCGCAGCATCGCCCTGCCCGATGCCGTGGTGCATCGCGTCCGCAGCTGGTAA
- a CDS encoding ATP-binding cassette domain-containing protein has product MSLHARTDAAIELDGLGMRFGQRQALHDITARLAAGSITGLVGPDAAGKTTLLRLMAGLMQPTTGTVRLLGEDAMHVARHSPNRIGYMPQRFGLYEDLSVLANLELHARLRGVEGDERRRLFARLLDFTALAPFVHRLAGRLSGGMKQKLGIACALLGSPRILLLDEPGVGVDPLSRRELWSMVNALCREGMSIVWSTAYLDEAARCPDILMLDEGRLLYAGPPAAMARRAEGRVYAVRPAPGQRRTAMERWMRCDAVEDVVVQGSRLRLLLRHDAPPAVREAVRREQGEAVPPTLEDAYMSALGGMIRTPSPYGKTQRHAVTDGEAAERIQACKLTKRFGAFVAADEVSFTVRAGEIFGLLGPNGAGKSTTFRMLCGLSRPTSGQCRVDGVDLLRAGSAARAHLGYMAQKFSLYPDITVLQNIRISADLYGLDRKHQEARIGELASALGLDSYLHSRTDTLPLGQKQRLALLCATLHEPPVLFLDEPTSGVDARTRRDFWKHITALTAAGTAVLVTTHFMEEAEYCDRLALINGGRIISMGTPDALKAACAHETGLEDPTLEQAFIACIEAQQHTKEGAS; this is encoded by the coding sequence ATGAGCCTCCATGCCCGCACGGATGCGGCCATAGAGCTGGACGGACTGGGCATGCGCTTTGGCCAGCGGCAAGCCCTGCATGACATCACGGCCCGCCTTGCCGCCGGCAGCATCACCGGTCTTGTGGGGCCGGACGCTGCCGGCAAGACCACGCTGCTGCGCCTCATGGCCGGCCTCATGCAGCCCACCACCGGCACGGTGCGCCTGCTGGGAGAGGACGCCATGCACGTGGCCCGTCACAGTCCCAACCGTATCGGCTACATGCCGCAGCGCTTCGGCCTGTATGAGGACCTCTCCGTGCTGGCCAATCTGGAACTGCATGCCCGGCTGCGGGGCGTGGAAGGCGACGAACGCCGGCGCCTCTTCGCCCGGCTGCTGGACTTTACCGCACTGGCGCCCTTTGTGCATCGTCTGGCCGGGCGCCTGTCGGGCGGCATGAAGCAGAAACTGGGCATTGCCTGCGCCCTGCTGGGATCGCCGCGCATTCTGCTGCTGGATGAACCGGGCGTCGGCGTTGACCCGCTTTCCCGGCGGGAACTCTGGAGCATGGTCAATGCTCTGTGCCGCGAAGGGATGAGCATTGTCTGGTCCACGGCCTATCTGGATGAAGCGGCGCGCTGCCCGGACATTCTTATGCTGGATGAAGGGCGCCTGCTCTATGCCGGTCCGCCCGCAGCCATGGCCCGCCGGGCGGAGGGACGGGTCTATGCCGTCAGGCCGGCGCCGGGACAGCGGCGGACCGCCATGGAACGCTGGATGCGCTGCGATGCCGTGGAAGATGTGGTGGTGCAGGGCAGCCGCCTGCGCCTGCTGCTGCGCCACGATGCCCCCCCTGCCGTGCGGGAGGCTGTACGGCGTGAACAGGGCGAAGCCGTGCCCCCCACGCTGGAAGATGCCTATATGAGCGCCCTGGGCGGCATGATACGCACCCCTTCGCCCTACGGAAAAACGCAACGGCATGCCGTCACGGACGGCGAGGCTGCGGAGCGCATCCAGGCCTGCAAGCTGACCAAGCGCTTTGGCGCCTTTGTGGCGGCTGACGAGGTGAGCTTTACTGTCCGGGCCGGCGAAATCTTCGGTCTGCTGGGTCCCAACGGGGCCGGCAAGTCCACCACCTTCCGCATGCTCTGCGGCCTGTCCCGGCCCACCTCCGGCCAGTGCCGCGTGGACGGCGTGGACCTGCTGCGGGCCGGCAGCGCCGCCCGGGCACACCTGGGCTACATGGCCCAGAAATTTTCGCTCTATCCCGACATTACGGTGCTCCAGAATATCCGTATCAGCGCCGACCTCTACGGGCTGGACAGGAAACATCAGGAAGCACGCATCGGCGAGCTGGCCTCGGCCCTGGGGCTGGACAGCTACCTGCACAGCCGGACAGACACCCTGCCCCTGGGGCAGAAACAGCGGCTGGCCCTGCTGTGCGCCACCCTGCACGAACCGCCGGTGCTGTTTCTGGATGAACCGACCTCCGGTGTGGATGCCCGCACCCGCCGCGATTTCTGGAAACACATCACCGCCCTGACCGCTGCCGGCACGGCGGTGCTGGTGACCACCCATTTCATGGAAGAGGCCGAATACTGTGACCGCCTGGCCCTCATCAACGGCGGGCGCATCATCAGCATGGGCACGCCGGATGCCCTCAAGGCGGCCTGCGCACACGAAACGGGCCTGGAAGACCCCACCCTGGAACAGGCCTTCATTGCCTGCATCGAGGCACAGCAGCACACGAAGGAAGGCGCATCGTGA
- a CDS encoding SPOR domain-containing protein: MSQHRMPQPLRKVRQRIPAASRQDDGPAPRVLFHLPPLALMALVVIFAAAVGWAFFMGVVIGKGQNPEERVSALLSDPPQQEAAAEDGARQPLLDSPLLPEGAAAPAAAQSAQAPQAAPQGTAAAADGQNAGKEAAQQAGSTPADKTTAATKPAYPFARPQGESLAAWGISPDSQKARQASPQADRPATATRAPAADREASQPAEPLFDYVYQVAAFRDKEDADRLRKTLNGQGMRARVIKSGKVQLVLVMLRGTERDAENLRQEMENMGLGTPLRTSKKPVTPRGGKRR; encoded by the coding sequence GTGAGCCAGCACCGCATGCCCCAGCCCCTGCGCAAAGTGCGTCAGCGCATCCCCGCCGCATCCCGACAGGATGACGGCCCCGCACCGCGCGTACTCTTTCACCTGCCGCCGCTGGCGCTCATGGCGCTGGTGGTGATCTTTGCGGCGGCCGTGGGCTGGGCCTTTTTCATGGGGGTGGTCATCGGCAAGGGGCAGAACCCCGAGGAGCGGGTCAGTGCCCTGCTCAGCGACCCGCCCCAGCAGGAGGCCGCGGCGGAAGATGGTGCCCGCCAGCCCCTGCTGGACAGCCCCCTGCTGCCGGAGGGCGCCGCCGCCCCGGCTGCCGCACAATCCGCGCAGGCCCCACAGGCCGCGCCGCAGGGCACAGCCGCTGCGGCGGACGGCCAGAATGCCGGCAAGGAAGCGGCCCAGCAGGCCGGCAGCACCCCGGCGGACAAAACGACGGCCGCCACCAAGCCGGCCTATCCCTTTGCCCGGCCGCAGGGGGAAAGCCTGGCGGCCTGGGGCATCTCACCGGACAGTCAGAAGGCGCGCCAGGCCAGCCCGCAGGCCGACCGCCCCGCCACGGCCACGCGCGCCCCGGCAGCCGACAGGGAGGCGAGCCAGCCGGCCGAACCGCTTTTTGACTACGTGTATCAGGTGGCGGCCTTTCGTGACAAGGAAGATGCCGACCGGCTGCGCAAGACGCTCAACGGTCAGGGCATGCGTGCCCGCGTCATCAAGAGCGGCAAGGTGCAGCTGGTGCTGGTCATGCTGCGCGGCACCGAGCGCGACGCCGAAAATCTGCGCCAGGAAATGGAAAACATGGGCCTGGGAACCCCCCTGCGCACCTCCAAAAAACCCGTAACGCCGCGCGGCGGCAAGAGGCGCTAA